The following proteins are co-located in the Solanum pennellii chromosome 1, SPENNV200 genome:
- the LOC114074911 gene encoding AT-rich interactive domain-containing protein 5-like codes for MLDVQVDDVGPPADWVKINVRATNDSFEVYALVPGLSLDEVRFQSDPAGRLISTGKPNQLDNFWGVTSFKKVVTLPARIDQLQTHADLTLHGCLHVHVPFVQQNL; via the exons ATGTTGGATGTCCAAGTTGATGATGTTGGACCCCCCGCTGATTGGGTGAAAATCAATGTTCGTGCAACA AATGATTCCTTTGAGGTCTATGCACTGGTTCCTGGGCTTTCACTAGATGAG GTACGGTTTCAATCTGATCCAGCTGGTCGTCTGATCAGTACCGGAAAGCCAAACCAACTTGAcaatttttggggtgttactTCCTTCAAGAAG GTGGTCACCTTACCTGCTAGAATTGACCAACTTCAGACGCACGCTGATCTCACCCTTCATGGATGTCTTCATGTTCATGTGCCCTTTGTGCAGCAAAATCTCTGA